The DNA segment ATAGCAAATTGGTTTCAGGTATATTATgggaataagaataaaaattatttattttaatgtcacATACCAATATGAATCACAATGGAAAGGTAATTACataatttgcaattaaaaataaaatattggtacCCATCCAAATTACTGACTTATGAGATACTTGAAATATAACACATactataaacaagtaaatacaaCCACATATGCCTCTGATTAGATAATATTATAGCTAAGGTGTACATAagtcattttgttaattttataaatatgtttaataggTGCTGATATAGATACACTGTGCATAGCACCAAGGCATGTAGAAAGATCAGATTTCTTTTCTTCCTTCAATGAAATTCTGTCACAGCAACCAGAAACTAAGGACTTGAGAGTaagaaaatgtagaaaattaaaataaaaattaggtgTAATGAACTGATTTGATAATATGTATTAATATGCTAGCAGGGTTTTCCCTGTGTCAATTTCTTTTTTCGCCACCTCAAATATAACAATCaacataattattgtttttcacaaaattttgaaatggtaACCACCAGGGGAAACCTTGTATATAAGAAAGAAGTACacttgttaaaaattaactatgGAATCATCTTTGTATAGAGAAATTGTAAATGACTCATATACATTTacaggaaaaaaaagttttccaaTTTGTCTAGAAtgttcatgaaatatttgccatatTTCTACTTTTATCTGTATAAATAGGAAAAAGAGTTATAGCAAAGAAAAACAGAACTTGTTAGTAACTAATACCTTattctaattataaaaaagcATGTACCAGTACTGTTCCGGGGTAACATGAAGTAAAATAGCTGTCCCATAATAGTAACATATACTGTATCTCAGcatataacattttgtttataattctcTTGTTGATTGATCATTACAGGCTATAGAGGAAGCCTTTGTTCCAGTGATAAAGATGGAGTTTGATGGAATAGAGGTAAGATTATTTGttctataacaaaaaaaaattcaatgagaaattattttgttcttgtttgaaaacttggATTCTAATCGTACTTCCCctatatattaatattatgtGCCTTACAACCTGTTATCACTTCCAAACCTAAATTTGGTATGTTCCAAACCTAAATTTGGTATGTTCCAAACCTAAATTTGGTATGTTCCAAGCCTAAGAAATTGGTATTTGAACTGCCATAGGATATTAGCTTatgttttatgtaaacaaaaaatacaagtaaaagagattttttcttttaaaaattgcagaCTTGTCACCTGTTTAAGTCTACTTAACTAAAGATGAAGAACAGTGATAAGGCCTTTCTTTTGTTTTGGGTTTTGTTAGTTGTCTACAGATATTTTTGTCATCAATTAAAACCCCTATGCATCCATCTTTAAAAAGATAATGTTTTAGCATGTATTTTTTACTGATTCCAGCTTGATATGACATTTGCCAGATTAGCGCTACCACAGATTGCTGATGACATTGATTTAAGAAGTGAATCCTTGTTAAAAAATCTCAATGAAAAATGTGTGAGAAGTTTGAATGGTAAGTAGATATAGTTTTAGACAGATTGCCAATGATTACTGCATGCATTAGGTTCTGAATTCATATTTTAGAATTTATGCAACCTTTGATTGAAACAATTCAAGAACTATTTTTAACCcgagttatttttaaaagtacaaaattacCTTGCGAGATAGTGCCTTAAAATTCTAACTCAACATGTTATACATAAATAAGGAGATGcagtatgagtgctaatgagacataatgtataaaaagtaaatgattataggtttctttttcaaatttctaaaaTCGTCATTTCTTTCTGTAATGCAACATTTTTGTGATCTACAATCTATTTTTGATAGGgagaaaatatgtaaatttgaatgtttgGTCTTAttaccaaacaaaacaaaaacaaatcaacttAATCTTCTTTGCACAGGCTCTAGAGCTTTCAACAATCAACTGATCTCTACACTGTCAAGTATGTGTTCTGATGAGatgattataaaaattattctCAAGTATTAATTCtgttaaataacttataatataaaCGTACTATCCTGATTGTACAAAGGCAAattttattcaagaaaataGTTAATATTAATTGTGTATGTTTTAGGTTGTAGAGTGACAGATGAAATATTGCATTTAGTTCCTGATAAAGATGCCTTCAGAATGACATTACGAGCCATCAAATTATGGGCAAAAAGTAAGTCTTAACATGCTTACCAGTATGTTGTTAGTACACTAATgtagatatttataaatagtatgtgtataatttttttgtttttttttttgtatacatatgtGGATTTATTGTAAAGAGAAACCAATTTCAGTATTCAACAGAATGTTTATTtcctatatattatatactttattggatgattttataaaaccatgaaaaaagtttgcacaaaaataaaatttccttaatccatgaaaatttaTGCTTCAAAAAGGAATTAATTCAGTTTACCTTTACATAAAGGGTCTTAAAAGTTTAAAGTTATACAACTATGTTATCTTTTCATTTCAGAAAGAGGAATATACTCTAATGTGTTAGGTTTCCTTGGTGGTGTATCTTGGGCCATGTTGGTAGCCAGAGTTTGTCAGCTTTATCCAAATGCAGCACCTGCTActttaatacataaatttttcATGGTATTTTCAAAGTGGTAAGTTAAATGTTTTCagggattatttttttttaacttgaggGGAATATTTTGTCAGTGATCTCTGCAGTCTCTGTTAAATCAGACTCTGTTGAGCTTGTTCACTCCACCATTTTCAGTATGAGAAAAtccctgttccaagtcaggcatatgacagctgttttcgttttatttgttgaatCTTTTGATAATGGTATTTGTCAATCATTAAGAGAGTTCTAATAGATACAAACTgccaaaatatattaaaacaagttTGTAATCAAACTTGCAAGAACCAAagtgaaaacattttttgtatgcTTAATAGTGACTTTCAATTCCAATCTGGTTACACATTTTTCCTTTAGGTCAcctgaaagggagataattatgGAAACTTATGAAAAATGATGTCATTTCAGTTGATAAAATAGTTATCTATAATTAAATAAGATTGtaactatatataaattaaattggTATACTGACTGCAGTTAAATTAGTCATGAGAGGACTGcattatttaatgattttattgagAAGAGAATCACATACCGtttcaaagggagataatttatcaatatttatatgcCAGACTTTTAAAAATCGGCATACCTGCTTGCTTCTGAAACATTAATTACAGACATTATATCACTTTTTTACCATTGTATTGTCGTTCTAACAGAGGGCTGATGTAcaataatcaataaatcaatttttttttgttttgtttttatttcactgaTGTTTGATATTTATTGTAGGGACTGGCCTCAACCTGTTCTGCTTAAACAATTACTACAGGAAAATAAACTTGGTTTCCCTGTATGGGACCCTAGGGTAAGAAATTTTGTTAGATATGATAATTCTGATCAAATGCTACTTTGTCATGTGGCTTATAATCtgtttaaagggagataataaccAGATTACAAAATAGTAAGCTTGtaaaactatattaaaacttgaattaaacaataaatagaATTTTAACCAATCTGACTGCTTATTGCAAAATTGTGTTTCCACATTctagttttataaatgtttaaaacaaataaaaatcacatgtttttttctttcttattcgACAATAATGCCTGTTTATTTTAACTAACAAAAGCCATTGTTTGATCTTCGCAGAAAAATCCATGTAAGATTTATAATTGTTATCACATAGATAGAAGAAAAAGAcaacattattatatatataaagcctTGAAATTGTATGAATTTGATTTTCAGGTAAATCCATCAGATCGTTTTCATCTCATGCCAATCATCACACCTGCATATCCACAACAGAACTCTACATTTAACGTAACCACGTCAACACGAACAATCATGATGGAAGAATTTATGATAGGTAAATGTATTCTATGGCTATAAGAAAATGGTAGAGGTGGTATGATTACTAATGAAACTGTCCACCAAAGgacaaaattgtaaacaactaaataaaatttaaaatggaaatggggaatgtatcaaagagacaacaacctgaccatagaaaaaacagaaagttaccaacaggtctttaatgtagcgagaaattcccaaaACCCGAAGGTGTCCTCCTTCAACTAAAGTTCACTCaaatggccttcaacaatgtcaGAGCAAAACAAATACAGGAATGATatgtgaaaaataattaaaaaaaatctcctgGCTTCCTCCACGAATAAAGCAGACTGCCATGATATAGCCAATAGTAAGTGGTGTTAAACAACAATCTATCACTAAATACTAAGTGCAAGCTACCACAGTGAAACAATACACTACACTTACAGATAAAAGGGAAAATAAGTTTAGTTTatcagtattatttatttggaaaattttcaattccattaataatttttttttttctatctaggTTTAGAAGtagtcaataaaatatatacatcagGAGACAGTTGGGATAAGTTATTTGAACCATCAGGATTTTTCCAGAAGTACAAGTAAGTTAGagtatatagagaataatatatAGAAGTAACATCCATATCCACTAGACACTAATGTAATTTCAAGAGCTCTGCCATTGGGATTATTAAGTTGATAGTTGTGACTGTACCTTATGTTGTCCCATGTTTGGGTAGAGTTCAGTGCTCAATAGCTGCCTGTTCACATATTGAACTGGTACCGTCAAACTTGTGTCATGTATTTTTATCACCATAATTCCtcctttgtttaaaacaaactgcAAGGAAAGCttcaataatttcaaattagTCAGTGACTTTGTCTTTTTTGCATGTTATTGatgagaaataaatatatccAATTCTACAATTGTTTCATTGGTTAATTTATTACCTCCCTTGGTATTTTCATACTTCTCATATATCTAATTTAAGTTTTTCAGtacttaattttcattttatttatgatgttttaaatctttttttttttattcctttacAGGCATTATATTGTGGTAATAGCAAGGGCAGAAGAAGAGAAGAATTATTTAGAATGGtaatttaactttttgttttcatcTCCCTTTAAAAAACACCAAGATTGGCAAGTAGAATTCAAATATTTAGTTAAAACTTTGGTCATTGATTGCTATTAGAGAGTGACTGTTTCATTCCAGATCAGATATTACTGAAAAAAGTCTGAGGgctttaaatacatgtaaatggtGGTTATTTGCAGAATTCTAGAAAAAAGGGGTAGTCTGAAGGTACTGAACACCAACATTTTGCAAAGGACAGacacaaattttgtattttgcaaTAGAAATAATAGTATTGACGCGCAGATTTTCATCAATGGCCTCaaggaaaataaaaagtttCCAGAACTTGTGTGACTATGGTAGATTCTTTTAGTACATCCTGATGtgcatatgaaaaagaagatgtggttgccaatgagaaaactctacgaaagaccaaaatgacacagaaattaacaactataggtcaccgtactgtcttgaacaatgagcaaagtccataccgcatagtcagctataaaaggccccaaaatgaaaatgtaaaacaattcaaatgtatatttgccactggatgttaaaaACCAATCTATtagtgtataaaaaaaaccagtgtCTATTGGACAGTAGAAGTATAATTTGAAGAATAAAAGATGATCATGATTATGCaaaagaaaagttaattacaactacacaaaaatactttaactcctacttttctgtttttaaaaatgttaagaaaTACTCATCTATGTAATGAACTGATTTTAGTAGATTATATTTatgcatattgttttaattatttattctcTTATATTAATTTAGGCATGGTTACATAGAATCAAAGATAAGACTCCTGGTTGGAAACTTAGagagaaatatgtttataaaaatagcTCATGTGACACCAGAATCTCTGGGTCCATTGACAGAAAGGTAGGTTATTGGTTGAAAATTAGAAATCGTGTATATGCAATATTTACGGAAAAGAAATGTAAGAggatttcaacatgttcaatggagaaattcttttaataaaatacattttaaaacatgcaGTATTGAAGGaagacacttttaaaaaatgtgataaTGCCTATAGCACcaattttagaagaaaaaaaatattgatcaaaAAGTGTAATTGAGATATCCATGAATCTTCCCTGAGACGAGTCAGTGATTGTAGGGAACAATcaagacagttttttttttcacgCTTAACTGTAAGCcatcaatatttttgttctttatgaaaaactgcaaaaaataaCAGAACTTTAATTAATTGGGGATCTATAAGATAGTTATAAGGAAAATattgattagtaaattttaatttttagtattttttgtcaatttttgatatttcaatatcGCTCTGAAGAAAATCTTCAATATATTGATGGTTAGTTATTAGTCTAATTTGTTACTATTTTTTTAGTGAGAAtccatatatatgtaaatggtTTATTGGACTGACATTTGCTAAGgtagaaaatcaaaatgtagATTTGACCTACGACATACAGTCATTTACAAATCAAGGTAAGATAAATGTTTCtatctttacaaattttaatgtgtgtaaattaacaaagaactgaatgtcttatttttttgtttactttgatAATCTTGAACTAACAGTAGGGTTTAAATACAAAGATGTAAGAAGtaaaatatgtcaatgagatatcaacccaatgacaaaaaaaaaagaagatttacaGCCGATTTTATTGAGTGTGTTATatatttggttagcttgcttgctagcttaACTGTGAAGTCAAAATAAGattaggtaaactaccctcctttaagaATAGACTAGTCCGACTaataaccaatctatctgtctgttGGACTAGGCTACTTCTAAaagagggtagtataccttactGTATAAAGACTTCACGGTTTAGCTAGAAAGCAAGCTAACCAATAATATTACCTTCAGATATACACACTTAATGAAATCTGCTGTAAAGGTCTAAGTGAAAGAGGTATATAATGAGTAACTATCTATTaaattgatatggtcatatttataaattaactgtttacaaaatttttgaatACTAAGGCTTTTGTACCTCAGgtatagataaccttagctgtatttggcaaaacgtttaggaattttggtcctcaatgctcttcatctttgaactttatttggcctttttaacttttttggattcgagcgtcactgatgagtcttttgtagatgaaacgtgTGTCtgatgtaaatacaaaatttaatcctagtatctatgatgagtttttttaaatgatttacctGCTTCTGGTAAGGTGTGTTTAGGTAGTTCAATCAACGCACTCTGGGTTTCCaccatttatataaaaacttgCTATCACGATATGGCAAAGTGTCCTgaaagttttatttaagaattgaatgcttctttttgtaaatttattgggtggtaaaagcgttgaccgaagtacattttgtatgaagcgctgaagcgcttcattctaaaaatgtacgcacgatcaacgcttttacaaccctataaagtttcaaaaagaagtattcaatacttataattacatttttttagctaaaatcatgaaaacacgatttttatccagttttatttaattcacctgtgcacttttttgtgggacctcgtgtcatcatgcatgataaatgttattgtctgatgcaattgtttacggaataacatgttagccaatcagaatagcgtattataatgaaacttacatctaatgtaattattaaacattaacaatcaatcaaacatACCGTTATATATTTTCAGTATACAGACAAGCACTACAcattagaattttaaaagaagaCATGAAAGTGGATATTCAGCATGTCAAACGGTAAGTTACATAAACACAGACCAACCGTAGGAGCCTCATATCAGTATACCATTGTTGCCTTAGTGGCCAGAGGGTCTCAGTCATTCATCTACAGTATCAGAATATACTACtggaaattcagaaattattgcgaggtttttattattgcgaaatttgcgacagagttgtaaacgcaataatttaaactcgcattttaaaatatttatatataaattaagtaGGATTTTTCCTCAAATCGTAAAATCGCATTAAGGTTTAAAACgacaaaattacaataataaatgcacacaataatttctgaatttacagtaataagaaaatgtggtatgattgacaatgagacaaatctccgcTTGAAACCAAATAACATAGAAGTGAACAACTtaaggtcactgtacagcctccAACAACAGGCAAAACCAATAGCCTATCTTAGGCTTTCAAGTAGAACTCCACACAAAGCAGGTATTTTTGACTGATATCAGGAATGCCAGTTTTCTTGATAAAATTCTGTTGTTTTCTCCAGGCAATCAGGCTTTCTCCACCAATGAAAACAGCTGTCACAATATGATCAAGAGGTGTCAAAGAGAATTTCTTGTTCCTCTCTGTTCATAAGGAAActagtgttttattttattaccatTTTACGAAAACATGACATCCTGCACCTGATGtgattgaaaagaaaatagagtgtgtttattttttaaaaattaatgttttactgCTAAGATTTTTAGTcatttttggttatttattgCTACGTCAGCACACAAATTGGGTTGATGCACAACAAACAATACAAACTGTAGAACAAAACATGAAAAGGGTTGATTTCTAGCTAGAAAagataattattaaaaaaactttatttgtcTTGCAGAAAACAGTTAGAATCGTTTGTTCCACAATCAATATTACAGAGATGCAAAGGAGCAgagattaaaagaaaatctgTAAGTTTATGTTGCCTTAGTAAAATACAAACTGTTTAATTGAACAAGAAGTGAAAATTACTAAAATATATTCTCGCAcagtaattttgtaaaatttgtatttgatcTGCAAAATGAACGTGTATTAGTTCCCGTCAAAAacgaaaatattgaaattggaGCTTAACAGAAATATCATAGAAAGTGAAAATGCTATGATTTTAActgtattttgaaattgaattattaagtctaaatatatgtacagccttcaacaatgagcaaagcctttACTGCAGATTAGTATATTGAAAGACCCTtttgtgttatatttaaatctgtgctttgataacatatttgaaatagtgAAGATACAGCCTTCCTGTGCATATGCAAAGTACAGCAAACCTCAATCAGTTTTAGAGCTAATTTTCTAATGCttgtataaaaaaactttgatgGCTTGCATGCATGAGTAAATTAGCTCTAACACAAATACTTGTCTTATTTTAACAGGAAGGTAGATCCAGTGCAGGCACTGGTAGTAAGAACTCCCAAGCATTGTTGACTCACAGTAAGTCAGATACAGATTTAATACGCACAAGCACCCATGTCATCATCGATACATCAGACGGAGAATCAAGCCATGATGCTCCAAGTTGTGAAACAGATACCAAGAATAAAGTCAACGGAGAGGTACAGTTtcaaatagaaatagaaattcTTTAGTTGACCAGTTATGTTTgcaggtttttttaaattatatacaatGATTACAAAATAACACACAATAGAACAATAAATGGTTAGAGCATGCACATGAAAGAGGAAAGTTGATAAGGAAGACTATCAATGAATATgtaaagattattttcattGTGTCCATGTCATAAGATTcaatcaaaaattcaaatatcgaTATAAAAATTAGgggataactgtattgtattgaAGATTTGAGAGGATcagttgacaatttaatggcCACAATTGAGTTATCtgaaaacatgttaaattctTATGCAACTGAAAGAAAACACTGcttatcatacattttttttttatatctttgcTAGTTACCACATCCATTATCACCCACATCATCAGACAGTGCAATGCAGAGTCCATGTAGAAAGAGAGAGGGGTCTCCTTCAGGGGCAGAGAGTCCAGTTAAAAGGTCCAAATCAGAAGACGAAACACAGGTATTGTACAGATATGTCTTTTTTATTCCTGTTCAGGATAATAAACCATCAAAATTGCATCTAGTTAAGACTCCTTGGACAAAATTCATATACATGGGATTACATTTTTTTGCAGACTAAAACTTTCTAAATGGTGGTTTATCAATGTCTGTGTGATGTATTTTTTACACATGTGTTCTTGTTTcagatatttttgataataacatttcattcgatttttttctgttttgaaataaCCCCTTTTAAGTTTCTATTGTCcaaaagattttaacttttaacatACAAGTCCATGACTTAGTTTAGTTACCATTATAAAGTTTCCATTCTTTACACTGTGATCATGAATATTTTCAGAACATGCTTGGTTCCCCCATGGTTGTAGATCCACAGTCACAAAGTCCAAGTCGGAAAAGAGAAGGATCACCAGTAAGGCCAGACAGTCCTGTTAAACGGACCAAATCTGTAAAGGATGTCCAAAGTTGTCAGGTTAGGCCAGGAGGATTCTATTTTTAGTCTGTCATCAAGTTACTCATTTCCAAAATAGTGTGGAAGGGGGAGGGGTTCTTTAaacatatactgtaaaccaatttAATTTCGCAGACAggttgtgaatttttttttggcaaagatTTATTTTGAGATGTTTCCAAAGTTTGTCTGTCATTTTATAGAGAAGATAAATTCAGAAAGATTTGAAtttgctgtatattttttttttttgcaaaaatgagCTGGTTTACAGGATATTAATTTCCAGATATATAGATAATTTAATTTCTGGAAAATACCTCCTTACCAGATTAGttctatatattaaagaatgGTGTCAAgtttcaatatacatgtagttgattAAATTGAAGTAACTGCTTAGCTAGAACCATTTCCCTAGATAATGAGTAACACAGGTGATAGACTAGAAATAGATAGAATTTGGCCTTTTTCCTGTTCTGAGGTTCAGACTGCAGAATGTGTTGTCTtgtatgttgttttgttttatttttcacttttgttattttactgcatattttttttttttttgtaaattcagaaCTTTTGATCAATAAAAtctgaaaattgttaaatagaattatttattttgttctgaGAAACTATCAGTTTAAATATGAAGAGTTAAtgcattataaaacaaattaaatgtcaagatatttctttaatttattttataaaaaatgatttcttttttgaataattcttaaattttcatgaaatattttcccTCTATAACAAGAAATCAatctttttctttgtaaatgaaaatttgtcaaggtgagataagaaataaaaatctattataatttgaagagagagaaaaaagaacTGAAATTAATTGTACAAGATAACTGATTTGTCTGTATTATAGTGGTTTTCAATAAAAGGACAAGGTTCACTTATGGCACAAAATGGCCTAGAATATTAACTTTATCATAAAGCACCAAAAAGGTCACAATTTCAAAAGCCTTAATGCTAAATCAATcagttttttagctcacctggcccaaagggccaagtgagcttttctcatcacttggcgtccgtcgtccgtcgtccgtcgtcgtcgtcgtcctgcgtccggcattaacttttacaaaaatcttctcctctgaaactactgggccaaatttaaccaaacttggccacaatcatcattggggtatctagtttaaaaattgtgtcccgtgacccggccaaccaaccaagatggccgccatggctaaaaatagaacataggggtaaaatacagtttttggctaataactcaaaaaccaaagcatttagagcaaatctgacatggggtaaaattgtttatcaggtcaagttctatctgccctgaaattttcagatgaatctgacattcccttgttaggttgctgcccctgaattggtaattttaaggaatttttgctgtttttggttattatcttgaatattatttaagagagagataaactgtaaacagcaatgatgttcagcaaagtaagatctacaaataagtcaacatgaccaaaatggtcagttgaccactttaggagttattgccctttaaagtcaatttttaaccatttttcgtaaatcttggtaattttttacaaaaatcttctcctctgaaactactgagccaaattaattgaaacttggccacaatcatcattggggtatctagtttataaattgtgtcCAATGACCTGGCAATCAAACCAAggtggccaccatggctaaaaatagaacatggggtaaaatgcagtttttggcttataactcaaaaaccaaagcattaagagcaaatctgatcgggagtaaaattgttgattaggtcaagatctatctaccctggaattttcagatgaattggatcatcggttgttaggttgctgcccctgaattggtaattttgaggaaattttgctatttttctgttattatcttgaatattattatagatagagataaactgtaaacagcaataatgtacaacaaagtaagaactaaaaataagtcaacatgaccaaaatagtcaattgaccccctaaggagttattgaccttcatagtcatttttaacaattttcacaaaatttgtagattttcaccaaCATTTTCCACAGCAACTACTGttacagatagagataattgtaagcagcaaaattgtttagtaaagtaagatctacaaacacatcaccatcactaaaacacaattttgtcatgaatccatctgtgtacaatgtttaatattaacatagaccaaggtgagcgacacaggctctttagagcctctagtttcataAAAGTACTTAATATTCTGAAAAGTAAGCCCATTTTGGACATTTTGTCAAACTATGATGTTTTTGTGcaatttttagaattaaaaagcTTTAGGAAGACATGGCCTCCACCTACAATCCAAAATGTTATTTACCAAAAGATTCCAATTTTGATATAGAATTCActaatataaaactttttggaTTGGGAAGACGACCAAGGTTAATTATGCTAAAATTATGGAAAAAATTACCCAAATTTacctaaaatacaaataatgtttatttgagGGGTCATAGCTTCATAAACTTTAAAGGCAGGtgccaaacaaatatattttgtctataTAGTATTTTCACAAGTATTTCTATGTGaaattagttattttttggcccgattttaaaataataaaaatataaggcCAAATTTAACCCTTTGTGAACCTTCTCCTTTCATATcgtattatatttgtattcattctatttttagcctccAATTGAAATAGGATCACCAATGCATATAGACGCAGAATCAGGCGATAGTGTGAAAAATGTTGA comes from the Mytilus trossulus isolate FHL-02 chromosome 3, PNRI_Mtr1.1.1.hap1, whole genome shotgun sequence genome and includes:
- the LOC134710194 gene encoding poly(A) polymerase beta-like isoform X1, which codes for MALDQSGQKIYPGVTSPISLDGPKPLDIKLSNKLEEAMRPYGVFESDEELAHRMEVLHKINSMVKNWIKDVSRQKNNIPEDKIDSFGGKVCTFGSYRLGVHTKGADIDTLCIAPRHVERSDFFSSFNEILSQQPETKDLRAIEEAFVPVIKMEFDGIELDMTFARLALPQIADDIDLRSESLLKNLNEKCVRSLNGCRVTDEILHLVPDKDAFRMTLRAIKLWAKKRGIYSNVLGFLGGVSWAMLVARVCQLYPNAAPATLIHKFFMVFSKWDWPQPVLLKQLLQENKLGFPVWDPRVNPSDRFHLMPIITPAYPQQNSTFNVTTSTRTIMMEEFMIGLEVVNKIYTSGDSWDKLFEPSGFFQKYKHYIVVIARAEEEKNYLEWHGYIESKIRLLVGNLERNMFIKIAHVTPESLGPLTESENPYICKWFIGLTFAKVENQNVDLTYDIQSFTNQVYRQALHIRILKEDMKVDIQHVKRKQLESFVPQSILQRCKGAEIKRKSEGRSSAGTGSKNSQALLTHSKSDTDLIRTSTHVIIDTSDGESSHDAPSCETDTKNKVNGELPHPLSPTSSDSAMQSPCRKREGSPSGAESPVKRSKSEDETQNMLGSPMVVDPQSQSPSRKREGSPVRPDSPVKRTKSVKDVQSCQPPIEIGSPMHIDAESGDSVKNVEGVKFPMQTEDKNCNTKPIIPRRFVHVKRLPSAEVPDLMSPNAAPAQAVNVPRNNIKLRLK
- the LOC134710194 gene encoding poly(A) polymerase type 3-like isoform X2, whose product is MALDQSGQKIYPGVTSPISLDGPKPLDIKLSNKLEEAMRPYGVFESDEELAHRMEVLHKINSMVKNWIKDVSRQKNNIPEDKIDSFGGKVCTFGSYRLGVHTKGADIDTLCIAPRHVERSDFFSSFNEILSQQPETKDLRAIEEAFVPVIKMEFDGIELDMTFARLALPQIADDIDLRSESLLKNLNEKCVRSLNGCRVTDEILHLVPDKDAFRMTLRAIKLWAKKRGIYSNVLGFLGGVSWAMLVARVCQLYPNAAPATLIHKFFMVFSKWDWPQPVLLKQLLQENKLGFPVWDPRVNPSDRFHLMPIITPAYPQQNSTFNVTTSTRTIMMEEFMIGLEVVNKIYTSGDSWDKLFEPSGFFQKYKHYIVVIARAEEEKNYLEWHGYIESKIRLLVGNLERNMFIKIAHVTPESLGPLTESENPYICKWFIGLTFAKVENQNVDLTYDIQSFTNQVYRQALHIRILKEDMKVDIQHVKRKQLESFVPQSILQRCKGAEIKRKSEGRSSAGTGSKNSQALLTHSKSDTDLIRTSTHVIIDTSDGESSHDAPSCETDTKNKVNGELPHPLSPTSSDSAMQSPCRKREGSPSGAESPVKRSKSEDETQNMLGSPMVVDPQSQSPSRKREGSPPPIEIGSPMHIDAESGDSVKNVEGVKFPMQTEDKNCNTKPIIPRRFVHVKRLPSAEVPDLMSPNAAPAQAVNVPRNNIKLRLK
- the LOC134710194 gene encoding poly(A) polymerase type 3-like isoform X3, which codes for MALDQSGQKIYPGVTSPISLDGPKPLDIKLSNKLEEAMRPYGVFESDEELAHRMEVLHKINSMVKNWIKDVSRQKNNIPEDKIDSFGGKVCTFGSYRLGVHTKGADIDTLCIAPRHVERSDFFSSFNEILSQQPETKDLRAIEEAFVPVIKMEFDGIELDMTFARLALPQIADDIDLRSESLLKNLNEKCVRSLNGCRVTDEILHLVPDKDAFRMTLRAIKLWAKKRGIYSNVLGFLGGVSWAMLVARVCQLYPNAAPATLIHKFFMVFSKWDWPQPVLLKQLLQENKLGFPVWDPRVNPSDRFHLMPIITPAYPQQNSTFNVTTSTRTIMMEEFMIGLEVVNKIYTSGDSWDKLFEPSGFFQKYKHYIVVIARAEEEKNYLEWHGYIESKIRLLVGNLERNMFIKIAHVTPESLGPLTESENPYICKWFIGLTFAKVENQNVDLTYDIQSFTNQVYRQALHIRILKEDMKVDIQHVKRKQLESFVPQSILQRCKGAEIKRKSEGRSSAGTGSKNSQALLTHSKSDTDLIRTSTHVIIDTSDGESSHDAPSCETDTKNKVNGELPHPLSPTSSDSAMQSPCRKREGSPSGAESPVKRSKSEDETQNMLGSPMVVDPQSQSPSRKREGSPVRPDSPVKRTKSVKDVQSCQPPIEIGSPMHIDAESGDSVKNVEHVKRLPSAEVPDLMSPNAAPAQAVNVPRNNIKLRLK